A genomic segment from Drosophila willistoni isolate 14030-0811.24 chromosome 2L unlocalized genomic scaffold, UCI_dwil_1.1 Seg168, whole genome shotgun sequence encodes:
- the LOC6640923 gene encoding putative fatty acyl-CoA reductase CG5065: MTAKPKFLLEKDDHATIGQVDDNEVDRVAECFKGRSLFITGGTGFLGKVLVEKLLRSCGELKRIYLLIRPKKGKDPQERIKDIFQNVLFDQVKQLRGEEHILQQVVAIAGDVLLPGLGISETDLATLRNEVSIVYHCAATVRFDEPLRNAVFMNTRGTKYMLDLAQTLKHLEFFAYCSTAYCHLHVKTLYEKPYDPPANPHQVMQACEWLTDEEVAAIEKKILGDIPNTYAYTKSLAEALVVEKFNELPAVILRPSIVIPIWKEPIPGWTDNINGPTGLLIGAGKGVIRTMYCNSSGFGDFLPVDVAVNGILVASWRNITAGTDSTNRVAHMTSSNDIKVSWAEIIELGRWVIENKVPLNGVAWYPGGSMKSNYWVHYICMILFQWMPAIFVDALLILLRYPPVLCRVQNRITKGFEVFEYYANNVWNFDNSEAVKLRKLMNNKERRTYVIEKIELDLIDYFTNCVLCARRLILKESDESIPAARRHMKVMWVVDKVYKGMWLFGILYMLYRCFFAS, from the exons ATGACCGCCAAGCCAAAGTTTTTATTGGAGAAGGATGATCATGCTACCATAGGGCAGGTGGATGACAATGAAGTGGATCGTGTGGCCGAATGTTTCAAGGGTCGCAGCCTATTCATAACCGGAGGCACTGGTTTCTTGGGCAAGGTGCTGGTGGAGAAACTATTAAG GTCGTGTGGCGAATTAAAACGTATTTATCTGCTCATACGTCCAAAGAAGGGCAAGGATCCGCAAGAGCGTATCAAGGATATATTCCAGAATGTG CTATTTGACCAGGTTAAGCAGCTGCGAGGTGAGGAACACATTTTGCAACAAGTGGTGGCCATTGCTGGAGATGTCCTTTTACCTGGTTTGGGTATATCAGAGACCGATTTAGCTACACTACGCAATGAAGTCTCTATTGTATACCACTGTGCGGCTACTGTGAG GTTTGATGAACCCCTGCGCAATGCTGTCTTTATGAACACCCGCGGCACCAAATACATGCTGGATTTGGCTCAAACCCTGAAACATTTGGAGTTCTTTGCCTATTGCTCCACGGCCTATTGCCACTTGCATGTAAAGACTTTGTACGAGAAGCCCTACGATCCACCAGCCAATCCGCATCAAGTTATGCAGGCTTGTGAATGGCTAACCGATGAAGAAGTGGCCGCCATAGAGAAGAAGATTTTGGGCGACATACCCAATACTTATGCCTACACTAAATCATTGGCCGAGGCTCTAGTGGTGGAGAAATTTAATGAACTGCCGGCTGTTATCTTGCGGCCATCGATTGTCATACCCATCTGGAAGGAGCCCATACCGGGCTGGACGGATAATATTAATGGACCGACTGGTCTGCTCATTGGAGCTGGAAAGGGTGTCATTAGGACAATGTATTGCAATAGCAGTGGCTTTGGAGATTTCCTGCCAGTGGATGTGGCTGTTAATGGGATTCTCGTTGCCAGCTGGAGGAATATTACAGCCGGAACTGATAGCACAAATCGTGTGGCTCACATGACTTCATCGAATGACATTAAAGTTTCCTGGGCCGAGATTATTGAACTTGGACGCTGGGTTATTGAGAATAAGGTGCCTTTGAATGGTGTAGCCTGGTATCCAGGTGGCTCGATGAAATCAAACTACTGGGTGCACTACATCTGTATGATTCTGTTCCAATGGATGCCTGCTATATTTGTGGATGCCCTGTTGATATTGTTACGTTATCCGCCCGTCTTGTGCCGTGTCCAAAATCGTATTACCAAGGGTTTCGAGGTCTTTGAATACTATGCCAATAATGTGTGGAACTTTGACAATTCTGAGGCGGTTAAATTACGAAAACTAATGAATAATAAGGAACGTCGAACATATGTGATCGAAAAGATCGAGCTAGATTTGATTGATTATTTTACGAATTGTGTCTTATGTGCTCGTCGCTTGATCCTTAAGGAGTCAGATGAATCCATACCAGCTGCTCGTAGGCACATGAAAGT AATGTGGGTGGTGGACAAGGTGTATAAGGGAATGTGGCTTTTTGGCATACTCTATATGCTTTATAGATGCTTCTTTGCCAGTTAA
- the LOC6640924 gene encoding mitotic spindle assembly checkpoint protein MAD1, whose amino-acid sequence MEEIRSSMDNIMDRFNNSITHSAPKKLFDRLSTSYNDEMTVNLPKKRRIETPDSAFTNLNTSSGSLNSSVTDPLGSWQTSKLRAELIESKAIVSQLQRDMEREAKEYRSELAISESKAAALKEQCDYTSAKMQELEKHLQVVRKREQVASESASRANVELAQQKTKYEAIINQLEKTKMQQEGDARDVHLCIGNELNEYRRLAQRANLELQSTRNELERIQRRHDEYKARISNYEELKSNYEKQQHSLKTANERIKELEYEIQSYNDWKEVTKASQDRLASIPDMQAELDRLRGHNKHLNSLIGDKLLLEEQVHHYKTRLEKEEGARAEAASLQVKLSHVEQELKEWVKIAQDHCLANTLVSPIALRARIEQLLQEDIVHVAEKTSSESDSKHLHSTIKDLEQKCAAYLKNIEDLNIGLKRHKNFKERLQRKLIIVSKERDFYKQLLENFDKDQTLNNTSAADMTQDMHVRHRIEVLERTVTGYKDICATLEREIQAMRQQEQLHEPTNEGYDSVKKELDTLRLENERLRRRKDELELEMVNRSLRGTDTANHKVVHLSQNPAAEAYECSKNMMEKLQAEIERLKRRIKKMEEDSEQATTTDITSASAGMTMNFKELNQMRADLESANAKMRKMKDCFKAAGKEFRDVVYMLLGYRVDRMGANSNYRISSMYAENPTDYFDITLSESNCLALLESPYSQTLKPAIDQQLAANNSFPAFFSSLTLELFQRSTVTITS is encoded by the exons aTGGAAGAAATACGTAGCAGCATGGACAACATAATGGACCGCTTTAATAACAGTATCACGCATTCGGCGCctaaaaaactttttgataGGCTGTCTACATCTTACAACGACGAGATGACCGTAAACT TGCCCAAGAAACGCCGCATAGAGACGCCGGATTCGGCTTTTACTAACTTGAATACCAGCTCCGGTTCCTTAAATAGTTCTGTGACGGATCCACTAGGCTCATGGCAGACAAGTAAATTACGGGCAGAGTTGATTGAGTCCAAGGCGATTGTCTCTCAGTTGCAGCGGGATATGGAGCGAGAGGCAAAAGAATATCGCAGCGAACTGGCCATATCCGAGAGCAAGGCTGCTGCCTTGAAAGAGCAATGCGACTACACTAGCGCCAAAATGCAGGAGCTGGAGAAGCATCTGCAAGTTGTACGTAAACGGGAACAAGTGGCCTCTGAATCGGCAAGTCGTGCCAATGTTGAATTGGCCCAGCAAAAGACTAAATACGAGGCAATTATTAATCAACtggaaaaaaccaaaatgcaaCAAGAGGGCGATGCCCGTGATGTTCATTTGTGCATTGGCAACGAGCTAAACGAGTATCGTCGTCTGGCCCAGAGAGCCAATCTGGAATTGCAGTCTACGCGTAATGAATTGGAGCGTATACAGCGTCGCCATGATGAGTACAAAGCTAGAATATCCAATTATGAAGAGCTAAAATCCAATTATGAGAAGCAACAGCATAGCCTAAAGACAGCCAATGAACGTATCAAGGAGCTTGAGTACGAAATACAATCCTATAACGACTGGAAGGAGGTGACCAAAGCCAGTCAAGATCGTTTGGCCAGTATTCCAGATATGCAGGCTGAGCTCGACCGGCTACGTGGCCATAACAAACACTTGAATTCTCTCATTGGTGACAAATTATTGCTAGAGGAGCAGGTGCATCATTACAAGACGCGACTGGAGAAAGAAGAGGGAGCCCGAGCAGAGGCAGCCAGCCTACAGGTGAAACTCTCACATGTGGAACAGGAGCTAAAAGAGTGGGTTAAAATAGCGCAGGATCATTGCTTGGCCAATACCTTGGTTAGCCCAATTGCCTTACGTGCTCGCATCGAGCAGCTGCTACAAGAGGATATTGTTCATGTGGCCGAAAAGACATCCTCTGAGTCGGATAGCAAGCATCTACACTCGACCATCAAAGATCTGGAACAAAAGTGCGCCGCCTATCTGAAGAATATCGAGGACCTTAACATTGGTCTAAAGCGACATAAGAACTTCAAGGAACGCTTGCAGCGAAAACTCATCATTGTGTCCAAGGAGCGTGATTTTTATAAACAGCTGTTGGAGAATTTCGACAAGGATCAAACTCTGAATAACACCAGCGCCGCAGATATGACCCAAGATATGCATGTGCGTCATCGCATTGAGGTTTTGGAGCGCACTGTCACAGGTTACAAAGACATTTGTGCCACATTGGAGCGCGAAATTCAGGCTATGCGTCAGCAGGAGCAATTGCACGAACCCACCAACGAGGGCTATGACAGTGTTAAGAAGGAATTGGATACATTGCGATTGGAGAACGAAAGACTGCGTCGTCGCAAGGATGAACTGGAATTGGAGATGGTGAATCGCAGTCTACGTGGCACTGACACGGCCAACCACAAGGTGGTCCATCTTAGTCAAAATCCCGCTGCCGAGGCATATGAGTGTTCCAAAAATATGATGGAAAAACTTCAGGCGGAAATCGAGCGACTGAAGCGACGAATTAAGAAAATGGAGGAGGACAGTGAACAGGCGACTACCACCGACATTACCTCCGCTTCGGCTGGCATGACAATGAACTTTAAGGAACTCAATCAAATGCGAGCCGATCTGGAATCCGCCAATGCTAAAATGCGTAAAATGAAGGATTGCTTTAAAGCCGCTGGCAAGGAATTCCGTGATGTCGTCTATATGCTGCTGGGCTATAGAGTGGATCGCATGGGAGCCAATAGCAACTATCG CATTTCCAGTATGTATGCAGAGAACCCAACGGATTACTTTGATATTACCCTGAGTGAATCCAATTGCCTTGCCCTGCTCGAGTCACCGTACTCGCAGACGCTGAAGCCAGCGATAGATCAACAATTGGCTGCCAATAATTCATTCCCCGCATTTTTCTCCTCTCTTACACTGGAGTTATTCCAACGCTCCACAGTCACAATAACCTCCTGA
- the LOC6640717 gene encoding SAP30-binding protein gives MAALASLTEQYTDSENEGDVSPDSENSAASQVIIPKRPSPPPTPVKQDVPPPSKKSKKKKRPKKVRRLVSYQDDTLISDEDEDRAQGSPNDEESSSSDSMGSESDNENNENSIRDRSTSKVEGEADVPMETDDSVNTYYTDDRPAESYEKDPKYAKYKFQLPPEPKGKPPPELVNKITKMFSKMQQTNMDMNRVIQDRKEFRNPSIYDKLISFCDINEFGTNYPPEIYDPLQWGDESYYEALSLVQKTEMVKRQKDRKDLDKVEQATALARKVEEEAKKRKSKWDQPASSTSTSVKSTLPALTTTVTGTKGTVISAFGSLPKKPAV, from the exons ATGGCCGCCTTGGCCAGTTTGACTGAACAGTATACGGATTCCGAGAATGAGGGAGATGTCAGTCCCGACTCGGAAAATTCGGCAGCATCACAGGTGATAATACCAAAGCGTCCGTCACCGCCACCAACTCCCGTCAAGCAAGATGTTCCGCCGCCGTcaaagaaatcgaaaaaaaagaagcggCCCAAGAAAGTGCGCCGCCTGGTTAGCTATCAAGATGATACACTTATTTCTGACGAAGATGAAGACCGAGCCCAGGGGTCGCCTAACGATGAGGAGTCTTCTTCTTCCGACAGCATGGGTTCCGAATCGGATAACGAGAACAATGAGAACAGCATTCGAGATCGCAGCACTAGCAAGGTCGAAGGCGAAGCTGATGTGCCCATGGAAACAGATGATTCGGTTAATACATATTATACAGACGATCGTCCAGCGGAGAGTTATGAAAAGGATCCGAAATATGCCAAGTACAAATTCCAATTGCCACCCGAACCCAAGGGTAAACCTCCGCCAGAACTGGTGAAtaaaatcacaaaaatgttTAGCAAAATGCAACAAACCAACATGGACATGAATCGGGTTATCCAGGATCGCAAAGAGTTCCGTAATCCCAGCATCTACGACAAGTTGATTAGCTTTTGTGACATTAATGAGTTTGGCACTAACTATCCACCCGAAATCTACGATCCTCTGCAGTGGGGCGATGAGTCCTACTATGAGGCCCTGTCGTTAGTACAAAAAACGGAAATGGTAAAACGTCAGAAGGATCGCAAGGATCTGGACAAAGTGGAACAAGCCACAGCCTTGGCCCGAAAAGTAGAGGAGGAGGCTAAAAAGCG GAAATCAAAATGGGATCAGCCAGCCTCATCAACCTCGACGTCTGTTAAGTCTACGCTACCTGCATTAACCACCACGGTAACAGGGACCAAGGGAACTGTCATATCAGCTTTCGGTTCGCTGCCTAAGAAGCCAGCGGTCTAG
- the LOC6640718 gene encoding proteasome subunit beta type-5 gives MALAEICKISNAPYMKTSAWTSSDMEEEMKATTCNLANPYTLAAPPFENPMHNLNQIQANADKTGIKIDFDHGTTTLGFKYQGGVILAVDSRATGGQYIGSQTMKKVVEINQFLLGTLAGGAADCVYWDRVLAKECRMHELRNKERISVAAASKIMANIAHEYKNMGLSMGMMLAGYDKRGPGLYYVDSEGSRTAGNLFSVGSGSLYAYGVLDSGYHWNLKDEEAQELGRRSIYHATFRDAYSGGIIRVYHMTPTGWINISNTDCMELHYKYKEQKEAQASSQ, from the exons ATGGCTTTGGCGGAGATTTGCAAAATATCCAATGCTCCTTATATGAAGACCAGTGCCTGGACCTCCAGCGATATGGAAGAAGAGATGAAGGCCACAACCTGCAACTTGGCCAATCCCTACACATTAGCGGCTCCTCCATTCGAGAAT CCCATGCACAACTTGAATCAGATTCAGGCTAATGCTGATAAAACCGGCATTAAAATCGATTTTGATCACGGAACCACCACATTGGGCTTTAAGTACCAAGGCGGTGTCATTTTGGCAGTCGATTCACGTGCCACTGGCGGCCAGTACATTGGCTCCCAGACCATGAAGAAGGTTGTTGAAATCAATCAGTTTTTGCTGGGCACCCTGGCCGGTGGTGCCGCTGATTGTGTCTATTGGGATCGCGTTTTGGCCAAGGAGTGTCGCATGCACGAGCTGCGCAACAAGGAACGTATTTCAGTGGCTGCTGCCAGCAAAATTATGGCAAATATTGCCCACGAATATAAGAACATGGGTCTGAGTATGGGCATGATGTTGGCTGGCTACGACAAGCGTGGTCCTGGTCTCTATTATGTTGATTCAGAGGGTTCCCGCACTGCAGGCAATCTTTTCTCTGTCGGCAGTGGCTCCCTGTATGCCTATGGTGTTCTAGATTCCGGCTATCATTGGAATCTGAAAGACGAGGAGGCTCAGGAGTTAGGCCGTCGTTCCATTTACCATGCCACATTTAGGGATGCTTATTCCGGTGGTATTATTCGTGTCTACCACATGACACCCACTGGCTGGATTAACATTTCCAATACTGACTGCATGGAACTGCATTACAAATACAAAGAACAGAAGGAAGCCCAAGCGTCCAGCCAATAA
- the LOC6640758 gene encoding U7 snRNA-associated Sm-like protein LSm10, protein MEYSSREKYLIANTLNCWPVMLQGHPVLMDLYNETSVAGIVDIADGHMNCELIHVVFIDRNGGQHLFDNFMVRNRMIRQIHIPDHIDAEQELRQAMERGVLRRNRGGDKPKNTKRTYKQKRAEVRHKETLQMISQQHKSHSTNT, encoded by the coding sequence ATGGAATACAGTTCGCgggaaaaatatttaattgccAACACCCTCAATTGCTGGCCAGTGATGCTTCAAGGACACCCGGTTCTCATGGATCTGTACAATGAGACATCTGTGGCCGGCATAGTGGACATTGCCGATGGCCACATGAACTGCGAACTTATCCATGTAGTTTTCATTGATCGAAACGGAGGACAGCATCTGTTTGATAATTTTATGGTACGAAATCGTATGATTCGGCAAATACATATACCTGATCACATAGATGCGGAGCAGGAACTACGGCAGGCCATGGAGCGTGGCGTGTTACGACGAAATCGCGGAGGTGACAAACCGAAGAACACGAAGCGCACTTACAAGCAAAAGAGGGCCGAGGTGCGACACAAAGAGACATTGCAGATGATATCCCAACAACATAAGAGTCATTCCACGAATACATAG
- the LOC6640824 gene encoding pre-mRNA-splicing factor Syf2 has protein sequence MEKSAAEKLADRKARLLNLHKKRQEARTDNHQEVVAEDARKKLPNNWEARKRQAEWLLADDKARADAQAAGQDYERLKLLEVSAIDAERIEKKQRRKDNPDLGFSTYEAQTARQYNRLVKNMAPRDMEKYERQKAELGEAFYGGSHTTLHSQTKDTPGAINNMVKDLEQQIDRRKKYSRRRIYNDDADVDFINERNSKFNKKLDRFYGEHTAEIKQNLERGTAI, from the coding sequence atggAAAAGTCTGCTGCGGAGAAACTTGCTGATCGCAAAGCTCGCCTTCTGAATCTTCACAAGAAACGCCAAGAGGCGCGCACAGATAATCACCAGGAAGTTGTGGCCGAGGATGCCCGCAAGAAATTGCCCAACAATTGGGAGGCAAGGAAGCGCCAGGCCGAGTGGCTCCTGGCAGATGACAAGGCCCGCGCAGATGCCCAGGCGGCTGGACAAGATTACGAACGTCTGAAACTTTTGGAAGTCTCAGCTATTGATGCGGAACGCATTGAAAAGAAACAGAGACGTAAAGACAATCCAGATCTGGGCTTCTCCACATACGAGGCCCAAACAGCCAGACAATACAATCGTCTGGTAAAAAATATGGCACCGCGTGATATGGAGAAATACGAGCGTCAGAAGGCTGAACTGGGCGAGGCATTCTATGGTGGCTCACACACCACATTGCACTCACAAACAAAGGACACACCAGGAGCCATCAACAATATGGTCAAGGATCTGGAACAACAGATCGATCGCAGGAAGAAATACTCTCGACGACGCATCTACAACGACGATGCCGATGTGGACTTCATCAATGAGCGTAACTCCAAGTTCAACAAGAAGCTGGATCGTTTCTATGGCGAACACACTGCTGAAATCAAACAGAATTTGGAAAGAGGAACGGCCATATAA